A region from the Chthoniobacterales bacterium genome encodes:
- the proB gene encoding glutamate 5-kinase: protein MSPRKKRIILKFGTGILALPDGMALDLPQMQALADEISSLIRLGHEVCVVSSAAVAAGLATLGFTERPTDLPSIQACAAVGQSRLMQVYESLFSRHDLHVGQLLLTHQDIDSRARYSNARNTLDRLFTCGNVIPIINENDSVAVEELRFGDNDRLSAEVAILAGADMLILLTSVDGLMDEKTGTVVPLVSDLSEAGELVRDEKGRFSVGGMKSKLQAAAHAASTGIQVVIANGRKPASIGRIVAGESIGTRVTAGKS from the coding sequence ATGTCTCCACGTAAAAAACGCATCATCCTGAAGTTTGGCACCGGCATTCTTGCGCTCCCGGACGGCATGGCGCTCGATCTTCCGCAAATGCAGGCGCTCGCCGACGAGATTTCGAGTTTGATTCGACTCGGCCACGAAGTCTGCGTGGTGTCCAGCGCGGCGGTCGCGGCCGGTCTCGCGACGTTGGGATTCACTGAGCGTCCGACGGATTTGCCTTCCATCCAAGCCTGCGCCGCGGTCGGCCAATCGCGGCTGATGCAAGTCTATGAATCACTTTTTTCCCGGCACGATCTGCACGTAGGCCAGCTCCTGCTCACGCATCAGGACATCGACAGTCGCGCCCGTTATTCCAACGCCCGGAATACACTCGACCGCCTGTTTACCTGCGGAAATGTCATCCCCATCATCAACGAAAACGACTCGGTCGCCGTCGAGGAACTCCGTTTCGGCGACAACGACCGGCTCTCCGCCGAAGTCGCGATTCTGGCTGGGGCCGACATGCTCATCCTCCTGACCAGCGTGGACGGCTTGATGGATGAAAAAACAGGCACCGTCGTCCCACTGGTCAGCGATCTCTCCGAGGCTGGCGAACTCGTCCGCGACGAAAAAGGGCGTTTCAGCGTCGGCGGCATGAAAAGCAAACTCCAGGCCGCCGCCCACGCCGCCAGCACTGGCATCCAGGTCGTCATCGCCAACGGACGCAAACCCGCCAGCATCGGTCGCATCGTCGCCGGTGAGTCGATTGGAACTCGCGTCACAGCGGGGAAAAGTTAA
- a CDS encoding glutamate-5-semialdehyde dehydrogenase produces the protein MTLEEEIHSLGQRAKAASRILAQATTEQKNSALLAMAHAVLAQSDAILAANATDLSHASANGLSAAMLDRLRLDHDRLAKMAEGIRSVAGLSDPTGALIAEWERPNGIRISKVRVPIGVIGIIYESRPNVTSDAAILCLKTGNATLLRGGSEAIHSNLAIATALQTGLQQSGLPADSILLVPKTDRDGVRIMAAMNQYLDVIIPRGGKGLIEAVVQHARMPVIKHYDGICHVYVDANVNHLMARDIIINGKCQRPGVCNAVETVLIHSAAAPVFLPIIARELALNHVEVRADERSYSGFSAVDYPQLREATEQDFRTEHLDLILNVRIVDNLEDAIEHIEKYGSHHSDSIVTNNEARAEQFLNAVDSATVFWNASTRFNDGGEFGFGAEIGISTDKLHARGPMGLEELTTYKYQIRGTGQVRQ, from the coding sequence ATGACTCTCGAAGAAGAAATCCACAGCCTCGGCCAGCGCGCCAAAGCCGCTTCGCGCATTCTCGCCCAGGCCACCACCGAGCAGAAAAACTCCGCCCTGCTCGCCATGGCCCATGCCGTTCTCGCCCAGAGCGACGCCATTCTCGCGGCCAACGCCACCGATCTTTCTCATGCGAGTGCCAATGGACTCTCCGCTGCCATGCTCGACCGGCTCCGGCTCGACCACGACCGCCTCGCGAAAATGGCCGAGGGCATTCGCAGCGTCGCCGGCCTGTCCGACCCCACCGGCGCGCTCATCGCTGAGTGGGAACGCCCCAACGGCATCCGCATCAGCAAAGTCCGCGTGCCCATCGGCGTCATCGGCATCATTTACGAATCCCGCCCCAACGTCACCAGCGACGCCGCCATTCTCTGTCTGAAAACCGGCAACGCCACCCTGCTCCGGGGCGGCTCCGAGGCGATTCACTCGAATCTCGCGATCGCCACCGCCCTCCAGACCGGCCTGCAACAGAGCGGACTTCCAGCCGATTCTATTTTACTTGTGCCGAAGACCGACCGCGACGGTGTCCGCATCATGGCCGCGATGAACCAGTATCTCGACGTCATCATTCCCCGAGGCGGCAAGGGCCTCATCGAAGCCGTCGTCCAGCACGCCCGGATGCCCGTCATCAAACATTACGACGGCATCTGCCACGTCTATGTCGATGCCAACGTCAATCACCTCATGGCCCGCGACATCATCATCAACGGCAAATGCCAGCGCCCCGGAGTCTGCAACGCCGTCGAGACCGTCCTCATTCACAGCGCGGCGGCCCCCGTTTTCCTCCCCATCATTGCCCGCGAACTCGCCCTCAACCACGTCGAAGTCCGCGCCGACGAGCGGAGTTACAGTGGATTCAGCGCCGTGGATTACCCGCAATTGCGCGAGGCCACCGAGCAGGATTTCCGCACCGAACACCTCGACCTCATCCTCAACGTCCGCATCGTGGACAACTTGGAAGACGCCATCGAGCACATCGAGAAATACGGCTCGCACCACAGCGATAGCATCGTCACCAACAACGAGGCGCGCGCTGAGCAATTCCTCAACGCCGTGGACAGCGCGACGGTTTTCTGGAACGCCAGCACGCGGTTCAACGATGGAGGCGAGTTTGGTTTCGGAGCCGAGATCGGCATCAGCACCGACAAGCTCCACGCCCGCGGTCCGATGGGTCTGGAAGAACTCACCACCTACAAATACCAGATCCGCGGCACCGGCCAGGTCAGGCAATAA
- a CDS encoding DUF362 domain-containing protein yields MSKRPSSMLGCAHLMRIGLVFLLLAATACAQLDPQKPEPEPTPMALPEVPVGEVVAVHDSGMITSYETDDAQVKSAVDRVVMAVTKQPSIAAAWSSLVKPSDRVGLKISATGQQYFATHHAVVDAVVSGLHQAGVTNIILWDRSADDLKQSGYRDNASYKVRWSYPGKAYAPKSIYVSSVLGQLIWGDLDFTRRYSTFELDPNEKPKDNLSSNSHFASVLVSEVDKVINLPVLSAHASCGLACALYNMTIPNIDNWRRFTTGFAQSDPAIPEIYSDPLVTNKVVLTIMDGLIAQFAGGPEFQPNYAIHHATIYASRDPVALDTAALQQIDKWRVRARMRPNAADASYLQSAREMGLGNAGKSEVRMLP; encoded by the coding sequence TTGAGCAAGCGCCCGAGTTCCATGCTAGGCTGCGCGCACCTCATGCGCATCGGACTCGTTTTCCTCCTGCTCGCCGCCACCGCCTGCGCGCAACTCGATCCGCAAAAACCAGAGCCCGAACCGACTCCCATGGCGCTCCCCGAGGTGCCTGTTGGCGAAGTCGTCGCTGTCCACGATTCGGGAATGATCACCAGCTACGAAACTGACGACGCGCAGGTGAAATCCGCCGTGGATCGCGTCGTCATGGCCGTCACCAAACAGCCCAGCATCGCCGCCGCGTGGAGTTCGCTGGTGAAGCCCTCGGATCGCGTCGGGCTGAAAATTTCCGCTACCGGGCAGCAGTATTTCGCCACGCATCACGCCGTTGTCGATGCCGTTGTTAGTGGGTTGCATCAGGCCGGGGTGACTAACATCATTCTCTGGGATCGCAGCGCCGACGACCTCAAACAATCCGGCTACCGCGACAACGCCAGCTACAAAGTCCGCTGGTCGTATCCCGGCAAGGCCTACGCGCCGAAAAGCATCTATGTTAGCTCGGTGTTAGGTCAACTCATCTGGGGCGACCTCGACTTCACCCGGCGCTACTCCACATTCGAGTTAGACCCTAATGAAAAACCAAAGGACAACCTCAGTTCTAACAGTCACTTCGCCTCGGTATTAGTCAGCGAAGTGGACAAGGTCATCAACCTTCCCGTGCTCAGTGCGCACGCCTCCTGCGGCCTGGCCTGCGCGTTGTATAACATGACCATTCCTAACATCGACAACTGGCGCCGCTTCACCACCGGCTTCGCGCAATCCGATCCCGCGATTCCCGAGATTTACAGCGATCCGCTCGTGACTAACAAAGTCGTGCTAACCATCATGGACGGCCTCATCGCGCAGTTCGCTGGCGGACCAGAGTTCCAGCCCAATTACGCCATTCATCACGCCACGATTTACGCCAGCCGCGACCCGGTCGCGCTCGACACGGCGGCTCTCCAGCAGATCGATAAATGGCGAGTCCGCGCCCGGATGCGCCCCAATGCCGCCGACGCGAGCTACCTGCAAAGCGCCCGCGAAATGGGCCTCGGCAACGCAGGCAAATCCGAGGTGAGGATGCTGCCCTGA
- a CDS encoding squalene/phytoene synthase family protein encodes MLLESVSRSFYLTIRALPKALRQPIRTAYLLARATDTIADTSSIPMLDRLRHLRLLRSIILGEKPLEDSARMGIEVAPLQSNSAEKILLTHLVEILADYQSLEPADHADVRWVLDQITIGQEEDLLTPRLADAAALERYTWLVAGCVGEFWTRLGLRKLKHYATLPDAEMIQLGADFGKGLQLVNILRDYPEDEKNGRSYIPSDYDQWRQRANILLENGWRYVLALRWWRLRFACALPVLIGLRTLAMLGTTPPQNRIKVPRKEIRAMLVQVACRAISRRALANYGRQFLLKTL; translated from the coding sequence GTGCTACTCGAGTCCGTCTCGCGCTCGTTTTATCTAACCATTCGCGCCTTGCCGAAGGCGTTGAGGCAGCCGATTCGCACCGCGTATTTGCTGGCCCGCGCCACCGACACCATCGCCGATACGAGTTCCATTCCGATGCTGGATCGGCTGCGGCATTTGCGTCTGCTGCGCTCCATCATTCTCGGAGAAAAACCTCTCGAAGACTCGGCTCGCATGGGAATCGAAGTCGCCCCACTGCAATCGAACTCCGCTGAGAAAATTCTCCTCACCCATCTCGTCGAAATCCTCGCCGACTATCAATCGCTCGAGCCCGCCGATCACGCCGACGTGCGCTGGGTGCTCGACCAGATCACCATAGGCCAGGAGGAGGATTTGCTAACCCCGCGCCTCGCCGATGCCGCAGCCCTGGAGCGTTACACCTGGCTCGTGGCCGGCTGCGTCGGCGAATTTTGGACCCGCCTCGGTCTGCGAAAACTGAAGCACTACGCCACCCTGCCCGACGCCGAAATGATCCAGCTCGGGGCCGACTTCGGCAAGGGCCTCCAGCTCGTCAACATCCTGCGCGACTACCCCGAGGACGAAAAAAACGGGCGGAGTTACATCCCGTCCGACTACGACCAATGGCGGCAGCGTGCTAACATATTGTTAGAAAACGGCTGGCGCTACGTGCTCGCCCTGCGCTGGTGGCGGCTGCGCTTCGCCTGCGCCCTGCCCGTGCTCATCGGCCTGCGCACGTTGGCTATGTTAGGAACCACCCCGCCGCAGAATCGAATCAAAGTCCCCCGCAAAGAAATTCGCGCGATGTTAGTGCAAGTCGCCTGTCGCGCCATCTCCCGCCGCGCCTTGGCGAACTATGGCCGCCAGTTTCTGCTGAAAACTTTGTAA
- a CDS encoding DUF6194 family protein codes for MNAASIEQIITESFTKVETASNFGYTFFFYGADHKRPFATLASSDNEYDRVSNLDRPGVFRLNVGVGKQTFQSLFGPNAVDVSGYDFTALDTIMPHPDYAAQHFICVLNLSAETFETLRPMIAEAYDIAKKRQTKR; via the coding sequence ATGAATGCAGCCTCCATCGAGCAGATCATCACGGAAAGTTTTACCAAGGTCGAGACGGCCTCGAATTTTGGTTACACCTTCTTTTTCTATGGAGCGGACCACAAGCGACCGTTTGCGACGCTCGCGTCCTCTGACAATGAATATGACCGCGTCTCGAACCTCGACCGTCCGGGGGTTTTTCGTCTGAATGTGGGTGTCGGCAAGCAGACTTTCCAATCGCTTTTCGGCCCGAATGCGGTGGATGTGAGCGGCTACGATTTCACCGCGCTGGACACGATCATGCCTCACCCAGATTACGCAGCGCAGCATTTCATCTGTGTGCTGAATCTGTCTGCGGAGACGTTCGAGACTTTGCGCCCGATGATTGCCGAGGCTTACGACATTGCCAAAAAACGTCAGACGAAGCGGTAA
- a CDS encoding M13 family metallopeptidase, whose amino-acid sequence MRRSLIPAFFSTLILAHAQTAFDPANIDPATKPCENFFQYANGTWLKNNPIPGQYSTWGSFIELVEDNNLKLKTILEEASADSAAPEGSVRKKIGDFYASGMDVEAVNKAGVTPLQPEFDRIAALASTKELPALLAHLHDLGVGAGFGFFADQDAKDSSRVIAQFYQGGLGLPDRDYYLKTDDASKKIREQYVEHVAKMFTLLGDKPDAAKTEADTVLAFETQLAEASMTKVEQRDPQAVYHKMTLTEVSALTPTFDQKSYLVGRGLGDPGDFCVGQPDFLKKFDAMLTSVSLENWKTYLRWQLLTDNAGELSDPFVDENFHFFGTILNGTKELKPRWKRVLAATDGALGEATGQLFVEKYFPPEAKQRILDLVASLRATLRTRIDGLAWMGDDTKKAALHKLDKFTVKMGYPDKWRDYSTLQIDRKSYVLNTLRAAQFEIHRNLAKIGKPVDRDEWLMTPQTVNAYYNPALNEIVFPAGILQPPFFSAKSDDAINFGGIGAVIGHEMTHGFDDQGRQFDADGNLKEWWTEADKKAFNERAQKVVDQYGNYTAIDELKLNGQLTQGENIADIGGVRIAWTALQEKWAKEGKPAPIDGFTPEQRFFLGWAQVWRSNIRKEALRMRVLTDPHSPAIHRVNGVVANMPEFFQAFGCDASSPMARKDTDRAAIW is encoded by the coding sequence ATGCGCCGCTCACTCATTCCCGCTTTTTTTTCCACCCTCATCCTGGCGCACGCTCAGACTGCTTTCGATCCAGCGAACATCGACCCCGCCACCAAGCCTTGTGAGAATTTTTTCCAATACGCCAACGGCACCTGGCTGAAAAACAATCCCATTCCCGGCCAGTATTCGACTTGGGGCAGCTTCATCGAGTTGGTCGAGGACAACAACCTGAAACTCAAAACCATCCTCGAGGAAGCCTCTGCCGACAGCGCCGCGCCTGAGGGTTCGGTGCGGAAGAAAATCGGCGATTTCTATGCGAGTGGCATGGATGTCGAGGCGGTAAACAAGGCGGGTGTGACTCCGCTGCAACCCGAGTTTGATCGCATTGCGGCGCTCGCTTCGACGAAGGAATTGCCCGCGTTGCTGGCGCATTTGCACGACCTCGGAGTCGGGGCCGGGTTTGGCTTTTTTGCCGATCAGGACGCGAAGGACAGCAGCCGCGTAATTGCCCAATTTTACCAGGGCGGCCTCGGACTTCCCGACCGCGATTACTATCTAAAGACGGACGACGCCTCGAAGAAAATCCGCGAGCAATACGTCGAGCACGTCGCGAAAATGTTCACCCTGCTCGGCGATAAACCCGACGCCGCCAAGACCGAGGCCGACACCGTGCTCGCCTTTGAAACCCAACTCGCCGAGGCCTCCATGACGAAGGTCGAGCAGCGCGATCCGCAGGCGGTTTACCATAAAATGACGCTCACCGAAGTGTCCGCGCTCACGCCCACATTCGACCAGAAGTCGTATCTCGTCGGACGCGGTCTCGGTGATCCCGGCGACTTCTGCGTCGGCCAGCCCGACTTCCTGAAAAAGTTCGACGCCATGCTCACGTCCGTCTCGCTGGAGAACTGGAAAACCTACCTGCGCTGGCAGTTGCTCACCGATAACGCGGGCGAGCTGAGCGACCCGTTTGTCGATGAGAACTTCCACTTCTTCGGCACGATTCTCAACGGCACGAAAGAACTCAAACCCCGCTGGAAACGCGTTCTCGCCGCCACCGACGGCGCTCTCGGCGAAGCCACCGGCCAGCTTTTTGTGGAGAAATATTTCCCGCCCGAAGCCAAGCAGCGCATCCTCGACCTCGTTGCCTCCCTCCGCGCCACGCTCCGCACCCGCATCGACGGCCTCGCCTGGATGGGCGACGACACGAAAAAAGCCGCCCTGCACAAGCTCGATAAATTTACCGTCAAGATGGGTTACCCCGACAAGTGGCGCGACTATTCCACCCTCCAGATCGACCGGAAAAGCTACGTGCTCAACACCCTGCGCGCCGCCCAATTCGAGATCCATCGCAATCTCGCCAAGATCGGCAAACCCGTGGATCGCGACGAGTGGCTCATGACCCCGCAAACGGTCAATGCCTACTACAATCCCGCGCTCAACGAGATCGTTTTCCCGGCGGGCATCCTCCAGCCGCCCTTCTTCAGCGCGAAATCGGACGACGCCATCAACTTCGGCGGCATCGGCGCGGTCATCGGCCACGAAATGACTCACGGCTTCGACGACCAAGGGCGGCAGTTCGACGCCGATGGCAACCTGAAGGAATGGTGGACCGAGGCTGACAAAAAAGCCTTTAACGAGCGCGCGCAGAAAGTGGTCGATCAATACGGCAACTACACCGCCATCGACGAGTTAAAGCTCAACGGCCAGCTCACCCAGGGCGAAAACATCGCCGACATCGGCGGCGTCCGCATCGCCTGGACCGCCCTTCAGGAAAAGTGGGCCAAGGAAGGCAAACCCGCGCCCATCGACGGCTTCACCCCCGAGCAACGCTTCTTCCTCGGCTGGGCGCAAGTCTGGCGGTCGAACATTCGCAAGGAAGCCCTCCGCATGCGCGTCCTCACCGACCCGCACAGCCCCGCGATCCACCGCGTGAACGGCGTCGTGGCCAACATGCCCGAGTTTTTCCAAGCCTTCGGCTGCGACGCCAGCAGCCCCATGGCGAGAAAAGACACCGACCGAGCCGCGATCTGGTAG
- the pdxH gene encoding pyridoxamine 5'-phosphate oxidase, with amino-acid sequence MMQNPAGLRREYALAGLRRADLSESPFDQFTTWFGIAVAQAAGEPNAMTLATADSDGTPAARTVLLKSFDDRGFCFFTNYESRKGRELRENPRACLTFFWQNLERQVVIAGAVERVSREETLTYFHSRPRGSQLGALVSSQSAVIPDRDYLEKRLEQLEKHTAGTEIPLPENWGGFRVVPVRFEFWQGRPNRLHDRFQYTLTERIWQIDRLSP; translated from the coding sequence ATGATGCAAAATCCAGCCGGTTTGCGCCGCGAATACGCCCTTGCCGGACTCCGCCGCGCCGATCTGTCGGAGAGTCCGTTTGATCAATTCACGACGTGGTTCGGCATCGCCGTGGCGCAGGCCGCGGGCGAGCCAAATGCGATGACGCTCGCGACCGCAGATAGCGATGGAACTCCCGCCGCGCGCACGGTTTTGCTGAAGAGCTTCGATGATCGCGGGTTCTGTTTTTTCACGAATTACGAGAGCCGGAAAGGCCGCGAGCTGAGGGAAAACCCACGCGCCTGCCTGACGTTTTTCTGGCAAAACCTGGAGCGTCAGGTGGTCATCGCGGGCGCGGTCGAACGCGTCTCGCGCGAGGAAACGCTCACCTATTTTCACAGCCGTCCGCGCGGCAGCCAGCTCGGCGCGCTTGTTTCCAGCCAGAGCGCAGTCATTCCTGATCGCGATTATCTGGAGAAACGGCTGGAGCAGTTGGAAAAACACACCGCTGGCACCGAGATTCCGCTGCCAGAAAACTGGGGCGGTTTCCGGGTTGTGCCGGTGCGGTTCGAGTTTTGGCAGGGCCGCCCGAACCGGCTCCACGACCGTTTCCAATACACTCTGACTGAACGAATCTGGCAGATCGACCGTCTCAGCCCCTAA
- a CDS encoding prepilin peptidase, whose amino-acid sequence MPAEWYSLIFQVFSFILGSMIGSFLNVCIYRMPRDMAVNQPKRSFCPNCKTQIKWYHNLPIVSWLWLRGKCGYCGVPISPRYLGVECLTGGLFLAIYWRLEPLFQLPLLLPYWILASVLVVATFIDLEFFIIPNEITWGGVVAGVVLSGIFPSMMQVDSRWQSLLWSVAGAATGYFLLWSVVELGKLAFGRKKLTFPADTEFHVKQVEDQPVLTVGDESMPWIDLFARESDRMILTVEKAAVNDQPVSALELVFFHDRMEVAGEKSALSEITMVSGLVSKIVIPREAMGFGDVKFIAAIGAFLGWQAVLFTVPVAAVCGSILGVGSMLIGRREWSAKIPFGPYLAVGALAWIFAGPELVRWYAGLLGRY is encoded by the coding sequence GTGCCCGCCGAATGGTATTCGCTTATTTTCCAAGTCTTCTCGTTCATTCTGGGCTCGATGATTGGCTCCTTTCTAAACGTCTGCATTTACCGGATGCCGCGCGACATGGCGGTGAACCAGCCCAAGCGTTCCTTCTGCCCGAACTGCAAAACGCAGATCAAATGGTATCACAATCTGCCGATAGTTAGCTGGCTCTGGCTGCGGGGGAAATGCGGCTACTGCGGAGTGCCGATCTCGCCGCGCTATCTGGGGGTGGAATGTCTCACCGGCGGCCTGTTTCTGGCGATTTACTGGAGACTGGAACCGCTCTTTCAACTGCCCCTACTGCTGCCCTACTGGATACTAGCTTCCGTGTTAGTCGTGGCGACTTTCATCGACTTGGAATTTTTCATCATCCCGAACGAAATCACTTGGGGCGGAGTGGTTGCAGGCGTTGTTCTCAGCGGGATTTTTCCGAGCATGATGCAAGTCGATTCTCGATGGCAGTCGCTGCTCTGGTCGGTTGCAGGCGCGGCGACTGGTTACTTCCTGCTCTGGAGTGTGGTCGAGCTGGGCAAGCTCGCTTTTGGACGGAAAAAACTCACCTTTCCCGCCGACACGGAGTTCCACGTCAAACAGGTCGAGGACCAGCCCGTGCTCACCGTTGGCGATGAATCAATGCCCTGGATCGACCTCTTTGCCCGCGAGTCGGACCGGATGATTCTGACCGTAGAAAAAGCCGCCGTGAACGACCAGCCGGTGAGTGCATTGGAACTCGTCTTCTTCCACGATCGAATGGAAGTCGCCGGGGAAAAAAGCGCGCTCTCGGAGATCACGATGGTCTCGGGGCTCGTCTCGAAAATCGTCATTCCGCGCGAGGCCATGGGCTTCGGCGATGTGAAATTTATCGCAGCCATCGGAGCGTTTCTCGGCTGGCAGGCGGTGCTATTCACCGTGCCAGTCGCGGCGGTCTGCGGCTCGATTCTGGGCGTGGGTTCCATGCTGATCGGGCGGCGCGAATGGTCGGCGAAGATTCCCTTCGGCCCATATCTCGCCGTCGGTGCGCTCGCCTGGATTTTTGCCGGACCGGAACTCGTCCGCTGGTATGCCGGGCTGCTGGGCCGCTACTAG
- a CDS encoding protein kinase: MSPADEESRILDPCPNCTTLIDVTAMEPFSEIHCPICGTKMRIRTQFNNFALQRVLGEGGMGTVFEAIDLNLQRPVAVKILKREYSADEASITQLETEARITASISHPHVVKVFSAGRDHGQFYLAMELVAKGTLDQLMALQGQVAEMQVLDVGIQIADGLNAAAKIGLIHRDVKPGNILFSDARTAKVVDFGLAILMEDEAKTRGEIWGTPYYVAPEKLNNEPEDFRSDIYSLGGTLFHALSGRPPFEAASASLVALKHLKSQAVSLQAFAPNVSNETAYVINRMLNKDPLERYQSYEELIEHLNYAKAQLLDRTANGVKPKTRVVVESDETKSFTAWITLGLVVLMIGMGAYIWMKRATLFAGPDAPLPSATGIVPTPANDSEAYKEGLELLVKGQADDAITLFDQFITAPDSPQPRLSWAMLQKGIALQLNGRLDDARSLYADLQKKGPYSQESSEVRLAGFFVETAKQMKEKNGISSVVATAYDNTNYEAMALLAFAMKDWSLGDFANAGPLLQQFKDGKLDDQYQWIADYKPLVDKYLADYKLYTAVAAKVASAKTPADKASALKAVQEGSGKLGTSGPMPEQFQKWETSLSQDLGMAKKQADEAAVSNAQKMLASETAQWDALSRKVLQPIRNFTPEVVLAEVKNATYTNESLATKKNMLLQRMELLAELKSKLVAGLQTTKYEWPITSRSGAVIPGKVARASVENLYIKSDYGETTVAWKDVSTRSVMDMAQKSAADSNPDHKKWLVGVYATLCGNEAEGKQILIDAAQSDATLRDNLAVFFDQAK, from the coding sequence ATGTCCCCCGCAGACGAAGAATCCAGAATTCTCGATCCGTGCCCGAATTGCACGACCCTGATCGACGTGACGGCGATGGAGCCGTTCTCCGAAATTCATTGTCCGATCTGCGGGACGAAGATGCGGATTCGCACGCAGTTTAATAATTTCGCTTTGCAAAGAGTCCTTGGTGAAGGCGGCATGGGTACGGTCTTCGAGGCGATCGACCTGAATCTGCAGCGTCCGGTGGCAGTAAAAATCCTGAAGCGGGAATACAGCGCCGACGAGGCGAGCATTACCCAACTGGAAACCGAGGCGCGCATCACGGCGTCGATCAGCCATCCGCATGTGGTGAAGGTTTTTTCCGCCGGACGGGATCACGGGCAGTTTTATCTGGCGATGGAATTGGTCGCGAAAGGCACGCTGGATCAACTGATGGCGCTGCAAGGCCAGGTCGCGGAAATGCAGGTGCTCGATGTGGGCATCCAGATTGCCGACGGGCTGAATGCGGCAGCGAAAATCGGGTTGATTCATCGCGACGTGAAGCCGGGTAACATTCTTTTTTCCGATGCGCGCACGGCCAAGGTGGTGGACTTCGGCCTTGCCATCCTGATGGAAGACGAGGCCAAGACGCGCGGCGAAATCTGGGGCACGCCCTACTATGTGGCACCGGAAAAGTTGAACAACGAGCCAGAGGATTTCCGCAGCGATATTTACAGCCTCGGCGGCACGCTTTTCCACGCGCTCTCGGGGCGTCCGCCCTTCGAGGCAGCGTCGGCGTCGCTGGTGGCGTTGAAGCATTTGAAGAGCCAGGCGGTGAGCCTCCAGGCGTTCGCGCCAAATGTGAGCAATGAGACGGCCTACGTCATCAACCGGATGTTGAACAAGGACCCGCTGGAGCGTTACCAATCCTACGAGGAACTGATCGAGCACCTGAACTACGCGAAGGCGCAGTTGCTGGATCGCACGGCCAACGGCGTGAAACCGAAGACGCGAGTCGTGGTCGAATCGGACGAGACGAAAAGTTTCACCGCCTGGATTACGCTCGGACTGGTCGTTCTCATGATCGGCATGGGCGCTTACATCTGGATGAAACGCGCCACGCTTTTCGCCGGACCCGATGCGCCGCTGCCCAGCGCCACGGGGATCGTCCCCACGCCGGCAAACGACAGCGAGGCCTACAAGGAAGGGCTGGAGTTGCTGGTGAAAGGCCAGGCGGACGACGCGATCACGTTGTTCGATCAATTCATTACCGCGCCCGACTCGCCGCAGCCACGCCTGAGCTGGGCCATGCTCCAGAAAGGGATTGCACTCCAGCTAAACGGCCGCCTCGACGACGCCCGGAGTCTCTATGCCGACTTGCAAAAGAAAGGCCCCTACTCGCAGGAAAGCAGCGAAGTCCGGCTCGCGGGGTTCTTTGTGGAAACGGCCAAGCAGATGAAGGAGAAAAACGGGATTTCATCCGTGGTCGCGACCGCCTACGACAACACCAATTACGAGGCGATGGCGTTGCTGGCTTTCGCGATGAAAGACTGGTCGCTGGGGGATTTTGCCAACGCAGGCCCGCTCTTGCAGCAGTTCAAGGACGGCAAACTCGACGACCAATATCAGTGGATCGCCGACTACAAACCTCTCGTGGATAAGTATCTGGCCGACTACAAACTTTACACTGCGGTTGCAGCCAAAGTCGCCTCAGCCAAGACTCCCGCCGACAAGGCTTCCGCGCTGAAGGCCGTGCAGGAAGGCAGTGGAAAACTCGGCACGAGCGGACCGATGCCCGAGCAATTTCAAAAATGGGAAACCAGTCTTTCCCAGGATCTCGGGATGGCCAAAAAACAGGCGGACGAGGCCGCCGTCAGCAACGCCCAGAAGATGCTCGCCAGCGAGACGGCTCAGTGGGACGCGCTCTCCCGAAAAGTGCTCCAGCCGATTCGCAATTTCACTCCCGAAGTGGTGCTGGCCGAGGTGAAGAACGCCACCTACACCAACGAATCTCTGGCCACCAAAAAGAACATGCTGCTTCAGCGCATGGAACTGCTGGCGGAGTTAAAAAGCAAGCTCGTCGCCGGCCTGCAAACCACGAAATACGAATGGCCCATCACCAGCCGCAGCGGCGCAGTCATTCCTGGAAAAGTGGCCCGGGCCAGTGTGGAAAATCTCTACATTAAATCCGACTACGGCGAGACCACCGTGGCTTGGAAAGACGTGAGCACGCGTTCCGTGATGGACATGGCGCAGAAGTCCGCGGCCGACTCCAACCCGGATCACAAAAAATGGCTCGTCGGGGTTTACGCCACGCTTTGCGGCAACGAAGCCGAGGGCAAGCAAATCCTGATCGACGCCGCCCAGTCCGATGCGACTCTGCGCGATAATCTCGCGGTCTTTTTCGACCAGGCGAAATAG